In Amycolatopsis jiangsuensis, the following proteins share a genomic window:
- a CDS encoding aldo/keto reductase has product MKSMPLGGTGIEIGQFVFGAGSIGGVGGAPQTRGLGITEEQGFARLDEAYELGIRVVDTADVYAQGDSEVAVGRWLSQREPSDVLVQTKFGGVARDGKPASDLSGAHLRRQLAQSIERLGRVDLYLSHVPDPDTPPEETLTAFAEAREAGLIRAFGVCNVDAGLLEALLKTAADAGLPRPEFVQNGFSLLNRADEPELLPLVRSEGLGYLAFSPLAGGVLSERYLDGAAPQPGSRIAVAGDQFYPGAHTEENLARVTRLRELARRREVSVAGLALAWLSAHPAVTAPIVSPSSETQWQAVREALSFELDAESAAEISELFG; this is encoded by the coding sequence ATGAAGAGCATGCCGCTCGGTGGTACGGGCATCGAAATCGGCCAGTTCGTCTTCGGCGCCGGTTCCATCGGCGGGGTCGGGGGTGCGCCGCAGACCCGTGGGCTCGGCATCACCGAAGAGCAGGGGTTCGCGCGCCTCGACGAAGCCTATGAGCTGGGGATTCGCGTCGTCGACACCGCCGACGTGTACGCACAGGGCGACAGCGAGGTGGCCGTCGGCCGGTGGCTGTCGCAGCGGGAGCCCTCCGATGTGCTGGTGCAGACCAAGTTCGGCGGCGTCGCGCGGGACGGCAAGCCGGCCTCGGACCTGTCCGGCGCGCATCTGCGGCGGCAGCTCGCCCAGAGCATCGAGCGGCTCGGCCGGGTGGATCTCTACCTCTCGCACGTTCCCGACCCGGACACGCCGCCGGAAGAGACGCTCACCGCGTTCGCCGAAGCACGCGAGGCGGGCCTGATCCGCGCGTTCGGCGTGTGCAACGTCGATGCCGGCCTGCTGGAGGCGCTGCTGAAGACCGCGGCGGACGCCGGGCTGCCGCGTCCGGAGTTCGTGCAGAACGGCTTCAGCCTGCTCAACCGCGCCGACGAGCCGGAGCTGCTGCCCCTGGTCCGGAGCGAAGGCCTTGGCTACCTGGCGTTCTCGCCGCTGGCCGGCGGCGTGCTGTCCGAGCGTTACCTGGACGGCGCCGCCCCGCAGCCGGGCAGCCGGATCGCCGTCGCCGGTGACCAGTTCTACCCGGGCGCCCACACCGAGGAGAACCTGGCGCGGGTGACGCGGCTGCGCGAGCTGGCCCGGCGGCGGGAGGTCAGCGTCGCGGGGCTGGCGCTGGCGTGGCTGAGCGCGCATCCGGCAGTCACGGCTCCGATCGTCTCGCCGAGCAGCGAAACGCAATGGCAAGCGGTCCGGGAAGCCCTGTCGTTCGAGCTCGACGCCGAGTCCGCGGCGGAGATCTCCGAACTGTTCGGGTGA
- a CDS encoding SDR family oxidoreductase yields the protein MAGALVTGGSRGIGRAIAQRLGAAGLPVGVNYRTDEAAARAVVGEIIAGGGAAVALRGDVTDDAELRGLFDAAEREFDGLDVVVANVGVARFAPLADTTDEDFDLVFSTNLRSAFATLREAARRVRDGGRIVVISSGVVVTARAGTGIYGASKAAGDHFVRALAKELGPRGITVNSVLPGAVRTEALVADGPAGVIEYSARQTPLGRIGEPDDIAGIVGFLVSDAARWVTGQTLHAGGGQF from the coding sequence ATGGCGGGTGCGCTGGTCACCGGAGGTTCGCGTGGGATCGGGCGCGCGATCGCGCAGCGGCTGGGGGCGGCCGGCCTGCCGGTCGGGGTCAACTATCGCACTGACGAGGCCGCGGCGCGGGCGGTCGTCGGCGAGATCATCGCCGGCGGCGGTGCGGCCGTCGCGCTGCGTGGTGACGTCACCGACGACGCCGAGCTGCGCGGGCTTTTCGACGCCGCGGAGCGGGAATTCGATGGTCTGGACGTGGTCGTGGCCAACGTCGGGGTCGCTCGGTTCGCCCCGCTGGCCGACACCACCGACGAGGATTTCGACCTGGTCTTCTCGACCAACCTGCGTTCGGCGTTCGCCACCCTGCGGGAGGCCGCGCGACGGGTCCGTGACGGTGGCCGGATCGTGGTGATCTCCAGCGGCGTGGTGGTCACGGCCCGTGCCGGCACGGGAATCTACGGGGCGAGCAAGGCCGCCGGAGACCATTTCGTGCGTGCACTGGCGAAGGAGCTGGGCCCGCGTGGCATCACCGTGAACAGCGTGCTGCCCGGTGCTGTTCGCACGGAGGCACTCGTCGCGGATGGGCCGGCCGGCGTAATCGAGTACAGCGCGCGCCAGACTCCGCTCGGCCGCATCGGCGAACCGGACGACATCGCCGGCATCGTGGGATTCCTGGTGTCGGACGCGGCACGCTGGGTCACCGGGCAGACCCTGCACGCAGGTGGCGGCCAGTTCTGA
- a CDS encoding LuxR family transcriptional regulator, translating to MPPPREDQFSVLLVEDRPAAREAVTAQLIRMGATVVRTAATAVEARAAEPCDLAVVDLGLADGGAKLIADLRSRGWPRVVVLADAGDAAEVRSAFQAGAQAYLLKSPAPPGPARRSGTLVVGADGAPHELSAREIEVLQLAADGQSNKEIGEELSLSALTVKSHLSRIGRRIGTGDRAQMVALAMRARVLR from the coding sequence GTGCCGCCACCGCGGGAGGACCAGTTCTCCGTCCTGCTCGTCGAGGACCGGCCGGCGGCGCGGGAAGCCGTTACGGCGCAGCTGATCCGGATGGGGGCGACCGTCGTCCGTACGGCCGCCACGGCGGTCGAGGCGCGGGCCGCCGAACCGTGCGACCTTGCCGTCGTCGATCTCGGGCTGGCCGACGGGGGCGCGAAGCTCATCGCCGACCTGCGCAGTCGCGGCTGGCCGCGCGTGGTCGTGCTGGCCGACGCCGGCGACGCTGCCGAGGTGCGCTCCGCGTTCCAGGCCGGCGCTCAGGCGTATCTGCTGAAATCCCCGGCGCCGCCCGGCCCGGCGCGCCGGAGCGGCACTCTCGTCGTCGGGGCCGACGGCGCACCGCACGAGCTGTCCGCACGGGAGATCGAGGTGCTCCAGCTCGCCGCGGACGGGCAGTCCAACAAGGAGATCGGCGAGGAGCTCTCACTGTCCGCGCTCACAGTCAAATCCCACTTGTCCCGCATCGGACGCCGCATCGGCACCGGCGACCGCGCCCAGATGGTCGCGCTGGCCATGCGGGCGCGGGTACTTCGCTGA
- a CDS encoding TetR/AcrR family transcriptional regulator, whose product MTVAKERISRRAVDKFAQRREQLAESALQALADLGYARTSLREIAQKSGFSHGVLHYYFADKVELLTYAVRKFEKVCVTRYDDVVADAGSADELKRGFGAAMAGTLRSDAAMHRLWYDLRNQSLFEDSFRADVLDIDAQRQDMVWRVVERYAEFAGQPPLVSPEVAYATFDGLFHRALLHQLSGQQAAAEGLAADVEELLARLV is encoded by the coding sequence ATGACCGTGGCGAAGGAGCGCATCTCCCGCCGCGCTGTGGACAAGTTCGCCCAGCGGCGGGAACAGCTGGCCGAATCCGCTCTCCAAGCGCTGGCGGACCTGGGTTATGCCCGCACGAGCCTGCGGGAGATCGCGCAGAAGTCGGGTTTCTCGCACGGCGTGCTGCACTACTACTTCGCCGACAAGGTCGAGCTGCTCACCTACGCCGTGCGCAAGTTCGAGAAGGTGTGCGTGACCCGTTACGACGACGTGGTGGCGGACGCGGGCTCGGCCGATGAGCTGAAGCGCGGCTTCGGTGCGGCCATGGCAGGCACGCTGCGTTCGGACGCGGCCATGCACCGGCTGTGGTACGACCTGCGCAACCAAAGTCTTTTCGAGGACTCTTTCCGTGCCGATGTGCTGGACATCGACGCGCAGCGCCAGGACATGGTGTGGCGGGTGGTCGAGCGCTACGCCGAGTTCGCCGGACAGCCGCCGCTGGTGTCGCCGGAGGTCGCCTACGCCACCTTCGACGGCCTGTTCCACCGCGCGCTGCTGCACCAGCTGTCCGGGCAGCAGGCGGCGGCGGAAGGGCTGGCCGCCGACGTCGAAGAGCTGCTGGCCCGGCTCGTCTGA
- a CDS encoding thioester domain-containing protein has translation MHSRSIVARGGLAVVAASAALMVTSPAAGADTGAQAQNGAATGTVVQGGKSGYTVNLGGSEPTGTVLFNLKLADGSLLKMYCVQIEVSTKNGDEVVEHSWDDYPDAKSPFRKNNDKVNWVLQHGYPTTGADSLAKAVTGGGTELHGGLSTVEAITATQAAVWHFSDDKDLDRDNPLAGKASADDAADVLAVYDYLTGKDNTGIGEQPKPALTITPAKASGTAGEKIGPFTVSTTGAVTDLSSELPEGVTLVDEDGNEVKTADVKDGTKLYLQVDKDAKPGTAELAIKAAGDVQTGRLFVSKDYAKHPTQSLIVAESQKTAVEANATGTWTEAGAATTTPAPSSQAPAGGQAPLANTGVNAALPIGIGAALVIAGGAMLLVVRRRRGNA, from the coding sequence ATGCACAGCAGGTCGATCGTGGCGCGTGGCGGGCTCGCGGTGGTGGCCGCGTCCGCGGCGCTGATGGTGACCTCGCCCGCCGCCGGTGCGGACACCGGCGCGCAGGCCCAGAACGGAGCGGCCACCGGCACCGTGGTGCAGGGCGGCAAGTCCGGCTACACGGTCAACCTCGGCGGCTCGGAGCCGACCGGGACGGTGTTGTTCAACCTCAAGCTCGCCGACGGCAGCCTGCTCAAGATGTACTGCGTGCAGATCGAGGTCAGCACGAAGAATGGGGACGAGGTCGTCGAGCACTCGTGGGACGACTACCCGGACGCGAAGTCGCCGTTCCGCAAGAACAACGACAAGGTCAACTGGGTGCTGCAGCACGGCTACCCGACGACCGGCGCGGACAGCCTCGCCAAGGCGGTGACCGGCGGGGGAACCGAGCTGCACGGCGGGCTTTCCACCGTCGAGGCGATCACCGCGACGCAGGCCGCGGTGTGGCACTTCAGTGACGACAAGGACCTCGACCGCGACAACCCGCTCGCGGGCAAGGCTTCGGCGGACGACGCCGCGGACGTCCTGGCCGTCTACGACTACCTGACCGGCAAGGACAACACCGGCATCGGCGAGCAGCCGAAGCCGGCGCTGACCATCACCCCGGCCAAGGCGAGCGGCACCGCGGGCGAGAAGATCGGCCCGTTCACCGTCTCCACGACCGGTGCCGTCACCGACCTCAGCAGCGAGCTGCCCGAGGGCGTCACGCTCGTCGACGAGGACGGCAACGAGGTCAAGACCGCGGACGTCAAGGACGGCACCAAGCTGTACCTGCAGGTCGACAAGGACGCCAAGCCCGGCACCGCCGAGCTCGCCATCAAGGCCGCCGGTGACGTCCAGACCGGACGGCTGTTCGTGTCCAAGGACTACGCCAAGCACCCGACCCAGTCGCTGATCGTCGCCGAGTCGCAGAAGACCGCGGTCGAGGCGAACGCGACCGGCACCTGGACCGAGGCCGGCGCGGCCACGACCACCCCGGCGCCGTCCAGCCAGGCCCCGGCAGGGGGCCAGGCACCGCTGGCGAACACCGGCGTGAACGCCGCACTGCCGATCGGCATCGGCGCCGCACTGGTGATCGCGGGCGGGGCGATGCTGCTGGTGGTGCGCCGCCGCCGGGGCAACGCCTGA
- a CDS encoding 2-hydroxyacid dehydrogenase, whose protein sequence is MTTRVLVPWSDLSVPAELTPVVWDGRGTPPEGLDQVEFYVLPYDSGAAPLRLFPQLPSLRAVQTLSAGYEQILPLLPEGVRLASGRGLHDLSVAEHALALMLSAQRFLPRWFAQQRTGDWDRAHTRSLADARVLLVGYGSIGRAIERYLLAGEAEVVPVASTARPGVHGVAELPGLLPTADIVVLVLPDAPRTRGLLGAAELAALPDSALVVNVGRGTAIDTAALTAEVAAGRLRAALDVTDPEPLPADHPLWTLGGAIITPHVAGGSDSFYPRAKRLAERQLRHFAAGEELENLVR, encoded by the coding sequence ATGACAACCCGTGTTCTGGTGCCCTGGTCCGATCTGTCCGTGCCCGCCGAGCTGACGCCGGTGGTCTGGGACGGCCGCGGCACCCCGCCGGAAGGTCTGGACCAGGTCGAGTTCTACGTGCTGCCCTACGACAGCGGTGCGGCACCGTTGCGGCTCTTCCCGCAGCTCCCGTCGTTGCGCGCGGTACAGACGCTTTCCGCCGGTTACGAGCAGATTCTCCCGCTGCTGCCGGAAGGTGTGCGGCTGGCCAGCGGGCGTGGCCTGCACGATCTCAGCGTCGCCGAGCACGCGCTCGCGCTGATGCTGTCGGCGCAGCGGTTCCTCCCGCGCTGGTTCGCCCAGCAGCGGACCGGCGACTGGGACCGGGCGCACACCCGGTCGCTGGCCGATGCCAGGGTGCTGCTCGTCGGCTACGGCTCCATCGGCCGGGCGATCGAGCGGTACCTGCTGGCGGGGGAGGCGGAAGTGGTGCCGGTCGCGAGCACCGCGCGCCCCGGGGTGCACGGCGTCGCCGAGCTTCCCGGCCTTCTGCCGACCGCGGACATCGTGGTGCTCGTGCTCCCCGACGCCCCGCGGACCCGGGGTCTGCTGGGGGCCGCGGAGCTGGCCGCGCTGCCGGATTCCGCGCTGGTGGTGAACGTGGGACGGGGCACCGCGATCGACACCGCCGCCCTGACCGCCGAGGTGGCTGCCGGACGGTTGCGTGCCGCGCTCGACGTCACCGATCCGGAGCCGTTGCCCGCAGATCATCCCTTGTGGACACTGGGCGGTGCGATCATCACCCCGCACGTCGCCGGCGGCTCGGACTCGTTCTATCCACGCGCCAAGCGGCTCGCCGAACGGCAGCTCCGCCACTTCGCCGCGGGCGAGGAACTGGAGAACCTGGTCCGCTGA
- a CDS encoding S1 family peptidase has protein sequence MVGVKAFSAQRASFRFGAMVVAVIAGAGGAATYVGVQRAAPEAAAAVVTRGAAAGGSAPPPSVKASSESLPVSDTPFSAKLSSTDIPEEGGGVRTGGCSGALVATDWIVTAGHCFHDVHGKRSSGRPDYHMKVAIGKQTDSDPHGHVVEVVDTRQSPYSDLALARLSSPITDIQPLQLPDGPPKTGQRATFVGWGSLSSKVIVQSDHLKRGDFSVHSVRQYELDLEPVHERTVENSPCPDDSGSPYFVPGDDGGHVLVAVENFGPDCPNPGLETAARVDSIRSWIHQQLGS, from the coding sequence GTGGTCGGTGTGAAGGCGTTCTCCGCGCAGCGGGCGAGCTTTCGGTTCGGCGCGATGGTGGTGGCCGTGATCGCCGGGGCGGGGGGTGCCGCCACCTACGTCGGCGTGCAGCGGGCTGCGCCGGAGGCGGCCGCCGCGGTCGTCACCCGGGGAGCGGCGGCCGGTGGGTCCGCGCCGCCGCCGTCGGTGAAAGCATCGTCGGAGTCGCTGCCGGTGTCCGACACGCCGTTCAGTGCGAAGCTCTCCTCCACCGACATCCCGGAGGAAGGCGGCGGTGTGCGCACCGGCGGGTGCAGCGGCGCGCTCGTCGCGACCGACTGGATCGTCACCGCCGGGCACTGCTTCCACGACGTGCACGGCAAACGCAGCAGCGGGCGTCCGGACTACCACATGAAGGTGGCGATCGGGAAGCAGACCGACTCCGATCCGCACGGGCACGTGGTCGAGGTCGTGGACACCCGGCAGTCGCCCTACAGCGATCTCGCGCTGGCCCGGCTGAGCAGCCCGATCACCGACATCCAGCCGCTCCAGCTGCCCGACGGTCCGCCGAAGACCGGGCAGCGGGCCACGTTCGTCGGCTGGGGATCGCTCTCGTCGAAGGTGATCGTGCAGTCCGACCACCTCAAACGCGGCGACTTCTCGGTGCATTCGGTGCGCCAGTACGAACTCGACCTCGAACCGGTGCACGAACGCACCGTGGAGAACAGTCCCTGCCCGGACGATTCGGGCTCGCCCTACTTCGTGCCCGGCGACGACGGCGGTCACGTGCTCGTCGCGGTCGAGAACTTCGGTCCGGACTGCCCGAACCCCGGACTGGAGACCGCGGCGCGGGTGGATTCGATCCGGTCCTGGATCCACCAGCAGCTCGGTTCCTGA
- a CDS encoding LCP family protein yields MRRSPIAGPMRAAQVVLVVVSLLVLGGTGYAWSTLHDLTDGLTRADVIGAGESSPLDEQNILLVGLDTRTDAQGNPLPADVLKQLHAGGADDGGDTTDTMIVVHLPAGGGQATAISIPRDSYVRVAGDYGKHKINSAYTYGQTEAKNSLGAKGESGAQLETDAAQAGAKTAIETVQEFTGLTITHYAAVNLAGFYSVSQAVGGVPVCLTETVQDPYSGAHFPAGNQTVAGAKALQFVRQRHGLPNGDLDRIKRQQAFMASMAKTILSAGTLADPGKLNDLIDAVKKAVVVDADWDILGFAQQLHGISAGAIRFVTVPVVNISLKTPSDGDAVEVDPDQVQQFVREQTGGAPESQPNSPSSGSRDPALSSYVVDVRNSSGGDGLAGRAADKLSAAGYGRGSVDNGTTRKSSIVYYGHAQRTAATKIADALGGMPVASDSSLPENHFRVYLGKDYEDGSGGSNGDGSGESSGDDSAVHPSAFTAPAQAQTPPPITAGGVTCVN; encoded by the coding sequence ATGCGTCGCAGCCCGATTGCCGGACCGATGCGTGCCGCGCAGGTGGTGCTCGTGGTGGTGTCCCTGCTGGTCCTCGGCGGCACCGGGTACGCGTGGTCGACCCTGCACGACCTGACCGACGGGCTGACCAGGGCCGACGTGATCGGCGCCGGCGAGAGCTCGCCGCTGGACGAACAGAACATCCTCCTCGTCGGGCTCGACACACGTACCGACGCACAGGGCAACCCACTGCCCGCCGACGTGCTCAAGCAGCTGCACGCGGGCGGAGCCGACGACGGCGGCGACACCACGGACACGATGATCGTGGTGCACCTTCCGGCCGGCGGCGGACAGGCCACCGCGATCTCCATCCCGCGTGATTCCTATGTGCGCGTCGCCGGGGACTACGGCAAGCACAAGATCAACTCCGCTTACACCTACGGCCAGACGGAGGCGAAGAACAGCCTGGGCGCGAAGGGCGAATCCGGTGCCCAGCTGGAAACCGACGCGGCGCAGGCGGGTGCGAAGACGGCCATCGAGACCGTGCAGGAGTTCACCGGGCTGACCATCACGCACTACGCGGCGGTGAACCTCGCCGGGTTCTACTCGGTGAGCCAGGCCGTGGGCGGCGTTCCGGTGTGTCTCACCGAGACGGTGCAGGACCCGTATTCGGGTGCGCACTTTCCCGCGGGCAACCAGACCGTTGCCGGGGCGAAGGCCCTGCAGTTCGTGCGTCAGCGGCACGGCCTGCCCAACGGCGACCTGGACCGGATCAAGCGGCAGCAGGCGTTCATGGCCAGTATGGCCAAGACGATCCTGTCCGCGGGCACGCTCGCCGATCCGGGCAAGCTGAACGACCTCATCGACGCGGTGAAGAAGGCCGTGGTGGTCGACGCGGACTGGGACATCCTCGGTTTCGCCCAGCAGCTGCACGGGATCAGCGCGGGCGCGATCCGGTTCGTCACCGTGCCGGTGGTCAACATCTCACTGAAGACCCCGTCCGACGGCGACGCGGTCGAGGTGGATCCCGACCAGGTACAGCAGTTCGTGCGCGAGCAGACCGGCGGAGCGCCGGAGTCCCAGCCGAATTCGCCGTCGTCGGGCTCGCGGGATCCGGCCCTGTCGTCCTATGTGGTCGACGTGCGCAACTCCTCGGGCGGCGACGGCCTCGCCGGCCGTGCAGCGGACAAGCTCTCGGCCGCCGGCTACGGCCGCGGCTCGGTGGACAACGGCACCACCCGCAAGTCCTCGATCGTCTACTACGGACACGCACAGCGCACCGCGGCCACGAAGATCGCCGACGCACTGGGCGGAATGCCGGTCGCCAGCGACAGTTCGCTGCCCGAGAACCACTTCCGCGTCTATCTCGGCAAGGACTACGAGGACGGCAGCGGAGGCAGCAACGGAGACGGCAGCGGAGAAAGCAGCGGCGACGACAGCGCGGTGCATCCGTCCGCGTTCACCGCCCCCGCACAGGCCCAGACCCCACCACCGATCACGGCCGGTGGAGTGACCTGCGTGAACTGA
- a CDS encoding YhgE/Pip domain-containing protein, whose translation MLKPFANSARALAAGPLTWRSWAGLIAVPLLVMGLLTWAFWTPEANHDTAKAAVVNNDEPVQVNGQTLPLGRQLAGYLTHSDDSAYTWALTDAEDAASGLADGSYTAVVTIPADFSARATSAATGKPLAARKAQVDVRTSNAAGVSDPDLSERVAQATRRTLSQQVVETYLDNVYVGFTTIHKQVGEAADGAGQLADGTAQLKDATGRLASGAAQLAEGTGQLAGGSGQLSSGLTQAERDTAQLPALTRRLADGADQVAQGNEKLADTVVPLANRIIAAIDALPSAADTARQFRRLAEDCVDNGGSSSFCGQLREAAERFTAEAGKIDEGKAGVRANAVRARDSIQALADGARQVADGNEQLAGKSGELASGIAEAADGARQLDQGVRQADSGARELSSGAGQLDTGTKKVDDGAQELATQLDKGRGQVPSYTDAERAHLKTVASDPTTAATDSTPIGTLALTLFAVLALWALALATYIITRAVPDGVLTAREPTWRIILRAAIPGATAAGLAAVAITAIAVPVVKPGFAGSVGFLLISLLAASAFVALNQAATAIFGRAGRIASLAVLLLAGATGVVSTLPGPLYTIAGYLPTHGAVLALRAAATDGIGLGTGIAELVAWLLVGTLVSILVTDRRRYLSGKSLRPRVPAHA comes from the coding sequence ATGCTCAAGCCATTCGCCAATTCCGCGCGTGCACTGGCCGCCGGACCGCTGACCTGGCGCAGCTGGGCCGGCCTGATCGCCGTGCCGCTGCTCGTGATGGGGCTGCTCACCTGGGCGTTCTGGACGCCGGAGGCCAACCACGACACGGCGAAGGCCGCGGTGGTCAACAACGACGAGCCGGTGCAGGTCAACGGCCAGACCCTGCCGCTGGGCCGCCAGCTCGCCGGATACCTCACCCACAGCGACGATTCCGCCTACACCTGGGCACTCACCGACGCCGAAGACGCGGCGTCCGGGCTCGCCGACGGCAGCTACACCGCGGTCGTGACCATTCCGGCGGACTTCTCCGCGCGGGCGACCTCGGCCGCGACCGGGAAACCGCTCGCGGCAAGGAAAGCACAGGTGGACGTGCGGACCTCGAACGCGGCCGGGGTCAGCGATCCCGACCTTTCCGAACGCGTGGCGCAAGCCACCCGGCGGACGTTGAGCCAGCAGGTCGTGGAGACCTATCTGGACAATGTGTACGTCGGGTTCACCACGATCCACAAGCAAGTCGGCGAAGCCGCGGACGGTGCCGGGCAGCTCGCCGACGGTACGGCGCAGCTGAAGGACGCCACCGGCCGGCTCGCCTCCGGCGCCGCGCAGCTCGCCGAGGGAACTGGGCAGCTGGCCGGCGGTTCCGGTCAGCTGTCCTCCGGGTTGACGCAGGCGGAACGGGACACCGCGCAGCTTCCCGCGCTGACCCGCCGGCTGGCCGACGGCGCTGACCAGGTCGCGCAGGGCAACGAAAAGCTGGCGGACACCGTCGTACCGCTGGCGAACCGGATCATCGCCGCGATCGACGCGTTGCCCTCCGCCGCGGATACCGCGCGGCAGTTCCGCCGGCTTGCCGAGGACTGCGTGGACAACGGTGGTTCGTCGTCTTTCTGCGGTCAGCTCCGGGAGGCTGCGGAACGGTTCACCGCGGAGGCCGGGAAGATCGATGAGGGCAAGGCCGGCGTCCGGGCGAACGCGGTGCGGGCGCGCGACTCGATCCAGGCTCTCGCCGACGGAGCCCGCCAGGTGGCCGACGGCAACGAGCAGCTCGCCGGCAAATCCGGTGAGCTCGCTTCGGGTATCGCCGAAGCCGCCGACGGCGCACGTCAGCTGGACCAAGGCGTGCGACAGGCCGATTCCGGTGCGCGCGAGCTGTCCAGCGGCGCCGGACAGCTCGACACCGGGACCAAGAAGGTCGACGACGGCGCGCAGGAGCTCGCGACCCAGCTCGACAAGGGCCGGGGCCAGGTGCCCAGCTACACCGACGCCGAGCGTGCGCACCTGAAGACGGTCGCGTCGGACCCGACCACCGCCGCCACCGACAGCACCCCGATCGGAACCCTGGCGCTCACCCTGTTCGCGGTGCTCGCCCTGTGGGCGCTCGCGCTGGCCACCTACATCATCACCAGGGCCGTTCCGGACGGGGTGCTCACGGCTCGCGAGCCGACCTGGCGCATCATCCTCCGCGCGGCCATCCCGGGTGCCACCGCGGCCGGGCTGGCCGCGGTCGCGATCACCGCGATCGCCGTGCCCGTGGTGAAACCGGGGTTCGCCGGAAGCGTCGGTTTCCTGCTGATCTCGCTGCTGGCCGCGTCCGCGTTCGTCGCGTTGAACCAGGCCGCGACGGCGATCTTCGGCCGTGCCGGCCGGATCGCCTCACTGGCCGTGCTGCTGCTGGCCGGAGCGACCGGCGTCGTGTCCACCCTGCCCGGCCCGCTCTACACGATCGCCGGCTACCTGCCCACGCACGGTGCCGTGCTCGCACTGCGGGCCGCGGCCACCGACGGCATCGGCCTCGGTACCGGGATCGCCGAACTGGTCGCGTGGCTGCTCGTCGGCACGCTCGTCTCGATCCTGGTCACCGACCGGCGCCGGTACCTGTCCGGCAAGAGTCTCCGGCCGCGGGTCCCGGCGCATGCCTGA
- a CDS encoding MFS transporter codes for MPRLSPAYRKLWWATGISTVGDGAFTAAVPLLAAARTDDPRLVSAVAAAASLPWLLLTLPAGQWADRRDRAGLMGRAQVVQAVVAAAVALACGYAGVAVLALTAFALGAGDVVFGTAAQAFLPAIVPKPLLHRANGALQTATVVGVQFAGPPLGSALFAAAPPLPFGVDAVSFAASAALLFSLSRQREPRAPSRAPIGEGVRWLARHRLLRTLALVVGVNTFCGQLATATLVLLATRALHVSPAAYGLLLAAAAVGALAGGLLNARVVRLLGERRALAGTLAANALVFTALGFSPNPFVLGALLAANGFVTTLWNVITVSQRQELVPAPLLGRVTSVYRLLGRGLVPFGALAGGLVAETFGLRAPYPVAGVLRVIALLAALPVLRQSGRR; via the coding sequence ATGCCCCGGCTTTCCCCGGCCTACCGGAAACTGTGGTGGGCAACCGGAATCTCCACCGTCGGCGACGGTGCCTTCACCGCGGCCGTACCGCTGCTCGCAGCCGCGCGCACGGACGATCCGCGGCTGGTTTCCGCGGTCGCTGCGGCGGCCTCCCTGCCCTGGCTGCTGCTCACCCTGCCTGCCGGGCAGTGGGCCGATCGACGCGACCGGGCGGGATTGATGGGGCGGGCGCAAGTGGTCCAGGCGGTGGTCGCCGCAGCCGTCGCGCTGGCCTGCGGGTACGCCGGAGTCGCCGTGCTCGCGCTCACCGCGTTCGCGCTGGGCGCCGGAGACGTCGTCTTCGGCACGGCAGCGCAGGCATTCCTGCCCGCGATCGTGCCGAAGCCGTTGCTGCACCGCGCGAACGGCGCATTGCAGACCGCAACGGTGGTCGGCGTCCAGTTCGCCGGGCCGCCACTGGGCAGTGCGTTGTTCGCGGCAGCGCCACCGCTGCCGTTCGGAGTGGACGCGGTCTCCTTCGCAGCATCCGCGGCACTGTTGTTTTCCCTTTCACGGCAACGCGAACCCCGTGCACCATCGCGTGCGCCGATCGGGGAAGGCGTTCGCTGGCTCGCCCGGCACCGGCTGTTGCGCACGCTGGCCCTGGTGGTCGGCGTCAACACTTTCTGCGGTCAGCTCGCCACCGCGACGCTGGTGCTGCTCGCGACCCGCGCCCTGCACGTCAGCCCGGCGGCCTACGGGCTGCTGCTCGCCGCCGCGGCAGTCGGGGCCCTGGCCGGCGGTCTGCTCAACGCCCGGGTGGTCCGGCTCCTCGGCGAGCGCCGCGCACTGGCCGGCACGCTCGCGGCGAACGCACTCGTGTTCACCGCACTCGGCTTCAGCCCGAACCCGTTCGTGCTCGGTGCCCTGCTCGCCGCCAACGGATTCGTGACGACCCTGTGGAACGTGATCACGGTGAGCCAGCGGCAGGAACTGGTGCCCGCCCCACTGCTGGGGCGAGTCACCAGCGTGTACCGGCTCCTCGGCCGCGGCCTGGTTCCGTTCGGCGCGCTGGCCGGCGGGTTGGTCGCCGAGACTTTCGGCCTGCGCGCGCCCTACCCGGTGGCCGGCGTGCTCCGTGTGATCGCGCTGCTGGCCGCGCTGCCGGTGCTCAGGCAATCAGGACGGCGGTGA